The following proteins are co-located in the Streptomyces sp. NBC_00435 genome:
- a CDS encoding MFS transporter, whose protein sequence is MTAPVPPPPSPGVRLGTAQGRWIVLTTVLGSAMALLDSTVVNVALPRIGRDLDADLAVLQWTVNAYLLTLAGLILVGGALGDRFGRRRIFVLGVVWFAVGSLLCGIAPNAGVLIAARALQGVGGALLTPGSLALIQGSIHPEDRSRAVGLWSGFGGVGAAVGPFLGGWLVDGPGWRWVFLLNVPVAALCVPVALRHVPESRDPHAHGRFDVAGAVLGAASLALLTYALIEARPGTALVVGAAVGGVLLAAVFVVVERRRADPMVPPDIFASRQFTAVNLVTLCVYAAFGGFFFLVVLQLQVVSGYSALAAGGALLPTTALMLLLSARSAQFGERIGPRIPLTVGPLLCAAGMLLMLRVGPEASYVRDVLPALLVMGMGMVTLVAPLTATVLSSVDPGRAGLASGINNAAARAAGLLAVAGLPLLAGMGPDSYLSAGAFDAAFGRAMPWCAGVLVAGAAVAWTTVRSPVPGACHPQCRTNCAVTAPPLEPPGAAER, encoded by the coding sequence ATGACCGCCCCCGTTCCGCCACCGCCCTCCCCCGGGGTGCGGCTCGGGACCGCGCAGGGCCGCTGGATCGTGCTGACCACCGTGCTCGGATCCGCCATGGCCCTGCTCGACTCCACGGTGGTCAACGTCGCGCTGCCCCGTATCGGCCGGGACCTCGACGCCGATCTGGCCGTGCTCCAGTGGACGGTCAACGCCTACCTGCTGACCCTCGCGGGCCTGATCCTCGTCGGCGGGGCGCTCGGGGACCGGTTCGGACGGCGCCGGATCTTCGTGCTCGGTGTCGTGTGGTTCGCGGTCGGCTCCCTGCTGTGCGGCATCGCACCGAACGCCGGGGTGCTCATCGCCGCGCGCGCCCTGCAGGGCGTCGGCGGGGCGCTGCTGACGCCCGGTTCCCTCGCGCTGATCCAGGGGTCGATCCATCCCGAGGACCGGTCCCGGGCGGTGGGGCTGTGGTCCGGGTTCGGCGGGGTGGGCGCGGCCGTGGGGCCGTTCCTGGGCGGCTGGCTGGTGGACGGGCCCGGCTGGCGCTGGGTGTTCCTGCTGAACGTGCCGGTGGCCGCGCTGTGCGTCCCGGTCGCGCTGCGGCACGTACCGGAATCCCGGGACCCGCACGCGCACGGGCGGTTCGACGTGGCCGGGGCCGTCCTCGGCGCGGCCTCCCTCGCCCTGCTGACCTACGCGCTCATCGAGGCCCGCCCCGGCACGGCCCTGGTGGTGGGTGCGGCCGTCGGCGGTGTACTGCTGGCCGCGGTGTTCGTCGTGGTGGAGCGGCGCCGCGCCGATCCGATGGTGCCGCCGGACATCTTCGCCTCGCGCCAGTTCACCGCCGTCAACCTGGTCACCCTGTGCGTGTACGCGGCCTTCGGCGGTTTCTTCTTCCTGGTGGTGCTCCAGCTCCAGGTGGTGTCGGGCTACTCCGCGCTGGCCGCCGGGGGCGCCCTGCTGCCCACCACGGCCCTGATGCTGCTGCTGTCGGCCCGCTCGGCGCAGTTCGGGGAGCGGATCGGCCCGCGGATCCCGCTGACCGTGGGACCGCTGCTGTGCGCGGCGGGGATGCTGCTGATGCTGCGGGTGGGCCCGGAGGCCTCGTACGTACGGGACGTGCTGCCGGCGCTGCTCGTCATGGGCATGGGCATGGTGACCCTGGTGGCTCCGCTGACGGCGACGGTCCTGTCCTCGGTGGACCCCGGCCGGGCGGGGCTGGCCAGCGGCATCAACAATGCGGCCGCGCGCGCCGCCGGGCTCCTCGCGGTGGCCGGACTGCCGCTGCTGGCCGGGATGGGACCGGACTCCTACCTCTCCGCCGGCGCCTTCGACGCGGCGTTCGGACGGGCGATGCCCTGGTGCGCGGGGGTGCTGGTGGCCGGAGCCGCCGTGGCGTGGACGACCGTACGCTCCCCGGTGCCCGGGGCCTGCCACCCGCAGTGCCGTACGAACTGCGCGGTGACCGCCCCGCCGCTCGAACCCCCTGGAGCGGCGGAGCGGTGA
- a CDS encoding glycosyl hydrolase family 28-related protein, which translates to MPPRRAVPPSARRRTAAALAAITASTLGLGALGAGAAAARPAGADPAAPAAVTRAALDPALVEGRGARVDFAEQEAENAATSGTLIGPDRTAYSLPAEASGRKAVKLAPGQYVEFTLPAAADAVTVRYSLPDAPAGGGITAPLDVTVNGKNRRSMTLTSQYSWLYNQYPFSNDPRADLLHPDWWITECGCVPAATSPAPVIDKPFRPTHMYDEQRLLLGRTYRAGDKIRFTVPTASPAAWTVIDLLDSQRVGAPHVEAVAANALLFGADPTGRSDSADAIDRAVAFARRSRLPVYLPPGTYQVNRHIVVDGVTITGAGSWYTTVRGKGVGFYGKEAADGGSRGVHLSRFAVEGDVRERVDTDQVNGVGGAMSDSTIDSLYIHHTKVGLWFDGPMSGVKVTRNVITDQIADGLNLHTGVTDSLVQDNFVRNTGDDGLAMWSERTANARNTFDRNTVQSPTLANGIAIYGGADTTVTGNLVADPVREGSALHVGSRFGAEPFTGNLRIAGNTTARAGTYELNWKIGLGAIWFYALDRSIDRADIQVTGNSFLDSTYNAVMLVSDWPVKDKVRIENVHFKDVRVDGTGTSVVSARAAGSASFENVDARGVGAVGVNNCGSFNFPATGSEFTFVDRGGNDGGGTTGPWLAGWELPNTITCDDRPPVVVPPAPSPW; encoded by the coding sequence CCGCGGCGCCCGCGTGGACTTCGCCGAACAGGAGGCGGAGAACGCCGCCACCTCCGGCACGCTGATCGGCCCCGACCGCACGGCGTACTCCCTCCCCGCCGAGGCCTCCGGCCGCAAGGCCGTGAAGCTGGCCCCGGGCCAGTACGTGGAGTTCACGCTGCCCGCCGCCGCCGACGCGGTCACCGTTCGCTACAGCCTCCCCGACGCCCCGGCGGGCGGCGGCATCACCGCCCCGCTCGACGTCACCGTGAACGGTAAGAACCGCCGCTCCATGACGCTGACCTCGCAGTACTCCTGGCTGTACAACCAGTACCCCTTCAGCAACGATCCCCGGGCCGACCTGCTGCACCCCGACTGGTGGATCACCGAGTGCGGCTGCGTCCCCGCGGCCACCTCCCCCGCCCCGGTCATCGACAAGCCGTTCCGGCCCACCCACATGTACGACGAGCAGCGGCTGCTGCTGGGCCGCACCTACCGGGCCGGCGACAAGATCCGGTTCACCGTCCCGACCGCGAGCCCCGCCGCCTGGACCGTGATCGACCTGCTCGACTCGCAGCGTGTCGGCGCCCCGCACGTGGAGGCGGTCGCCGCCAATGCCCTGCTCTTCGGCGCCGACCCGACCGGCCGCAGCGACTCCGCCGACGCCATCGACCGGGCCGTCGCCTTCGCCAGGCGGAGCCGGCTCCCGGTGTACCTGCCGCCCGGCACCTACCAGGTGAACCGCCACATCGTCGTGGACGGGGTCACGATCACCGGCGCGGGCAGCTGGTACACCACGGTCAGGGGCAAGGGTGTCGGCTTCTACGGCAAGGAGGCCGCCGACGGCGGCAGCCGCGGCGTGCACCTCTCCCGCTTCGCCGTCGAGGGCGACGTCCGCGAACGCGTGGACACCGACCAGGTCAACGGCGTCGGCGGCGCGATGAGCGACTCCACCATCGACTCCCTCTACATCCACCACACCAAGGTGGGCCTCTGGTTCGACGGTCCGATGAGCGGCGTGAAGGTCACCCGCAACGTCATCACCGACCAGATCGCCGACGGCCTCAACCTCCACACCGGAGTCACCGACTCCCTCGTCCAGGACAACTTCGTCCGCAACACGGGCGACGACGGCCTCGCGATGTGGTCGGAGAGGACGGCGAACGCCCGCAACACCTTCGACCGCAACACCGTGCAGAGCCCCACCCTGGCCAACGGCATCGCGATCTACGGCGGCGCCGACACCACCGTCACCGGCAACCTCGTCGCCGACCCGGTCCGCGAGGGCAGCGCCCTGCACGTCGGCTCCCGCTTCGGCGCCGAGCCCTTCACCGGGAACCTCCGGATCGCCGGCAACACCACCGCGCGCGCGGGCACGTACGAACTGAACTGGAAGATCGGGCTCGGCGCCATCTGGTTCTACGCCCTGGACCGCAGCATCGACCGGGCCGACATCCAGGTCACCGGCAACTCCTTCCTCGACAGCACCTACAACGCCGTCATGCTGGTCAGCGACTGGCCGGTCAAGGACAAGGTCCGCATCGAGAACGTCCACTTCAAGGACGTCCGGGTCGACGGCACCGGCACCTCCGTGGTCAGCGCGCGGGCGGCCGGCTCGGCGAGCTTCGAGAACGTGGACGCCCGGGGCGTCGGGGCCGTCGGCGTGAACAACTGCGGCTCCTTCAACTTCCCGGCCACCGGCTCGGAGTTCACCTTCGTCGACCGGGGCGGCAACGACGGCGGCGGCACGACGGGCCCCTGGCTCGCCGGCTGGGAACTGCCCAACACCATCACCTGCGACGACCGCCCGCCGGTCGTCGTCCCGCCGGCGCCCAGCCCCTGGTAG